The following DNA comes from Curtobacterium sp. 9128.
CCGTGACCGCCCAGCCGCCGGAGGGGAGCTCGACGACGCGGTTCGCCCAGCGCAACGGGTCCTGGACCGGTAGGCCCACGGCGTCCCGCACCGCGGCTCCCCAGCTCGCGTCACCGACGAGTGCCAGCTCCGGCTCCGCCCAGCGGAAGAGCAACTCGCGCCAGTCCGCGTCCCACCCTCGGACGGTGCTCGACGACCACGACTCGACGGCAGCGCGGAACTCCGGTTCGTCCATCCGGCCAGGCTACGGCGGTGGACGGAACTGCGGCAAGGTACCGGGCGACCGCCGGACTGGAGGCTCGTGGCGGCCTGGCACCGAGCCTCCAGTCCGGCGGATCGTCCAACGCTCGTCGGTGTCCTCTCGGGTCGCACCGACGACGCCGTTTGCCCAGCGGAACAGCAATCCGCGCCAGTTCGCGTCCCAGCCTCGGACGGCGCTCGGTCACACGGAACTGCGACCGTCGAGTCAAACCGGAGATCGCGGGCGTGCACCTCGTCCTCTACCGGCCCCGATCGGCCGCTGCGCCCCGGCGCCGCCTGACCGCATCGGACGCGGCGACCGCGGCGGCGAGCACGGCCCCGTCGTGCGTGAGTTCGAGAACGGGGCCGTCGAGGATCAGGGCCGCTGGTCCGTTGCTGCGTGGCAGACTCCAGCGGCTGCTGCCGACGTCGAGGGCGAACTCGTCCTGGTGAACTTGCAGCGTCCAGACGACACCGGTCTCGGTGTGGCCTTCGAGTACCTCACCGGTGCGCGGTGACCAACGGATGACGCAGGCACCTTCGATTCGGTCGTCGATGTCGACGGAACGGAGGTGACGTGTGGCGTCGCCGTGCAGCGTCAGCCGCAGCGTTCCGTCGACGACCGACAGCACCCACGGAAGGCTGTGCGCACCCGCCCAGGTCCGATCAGGGTCGACGACGTCGCGGAGCCAGAAGGTGATGCACGGACGTCCGCTGGCATCGTGGTACACCGTGGGGGCGTACGGGCTCGCGCCGTAGGCCAGATCGCCCCACCGTTCGACGTCGAACCGGCCCGCGCTCCACCGTCCGAGCGCGTACACGGTGCCGTACCCGGTGTCGGCAGCCCACACACTGAAGACGAGCACGTCGTGTCCGTCAACAGAGATCAGTTGCGGGCACTCCCACAGCTCACCGGTCCAGATGGGCAGCTGTGCCAGTGAGGACCGCGATGCGGCCACGCCATCGAAGTGCCACGCCCTCAGATCGCTGGACGAGTACGAGAGCAGCCCGGCGACGCCATCGGCCATCGCTCCACCGACGAGCATCCGCCACACGCCGTCATCGTCGAACACGAACGGGTCCCGGAACGCGGTCAATCCGAGCCCTTCGGGGGCGTCGACGACGACCGGACCCTTCTGCCAGGACCGGAGCTCCTGGTCGGCCGCGGTCGCCACCCGGATCCGACCCACCTGTGTCTCCGGGCTCACGACGGCGGTGTAGAACGCGCGTGCTCGATCGTCTGCGGTGACGATGCTCCCGGTCCAGATGCCGTCGTCGCCGTCACCCGGTTCGAGTGCGCTCCCGAGCAGCGTCAGGGACAGCACATCCGGCCCGACCGCGTGCCCCCAATGGATGCCGGTCTCCCACTCGGTGCTGCCGGGGACGTACTGGAAGAACACGTGGTACTCGCCGTCGATGACGACGAAGCCGTGCGGGTCGTTGATCCACCCGTCGGCCGTGAAGTGCGCGTCTGGTCGCATCTCGAGGTCCCTTCCGATGCGTGTCAGCGGGGTCGGCGCGCTGCAGCGTCGGGGAGTGTCGGGTACGGCGCATGCGGTTCCACCTGGTACCAGTACGCGGTGGTGCTGATGTCGTCGCTGCGTTCGAACAGCCCGTGTTCTGCCGCGCCGATCTGCTGCAGGGTGACGCGCAGCTCCTGCCGGAACGCGATCGGGTCGGGCAGGTGCCACCGGTACATCGCGTGCGCCGGGGGCATCGCCTGCCAGAACGGCGACCCCTTCGACTCGTCCGCCTGTGACACGTGCGGGTAGCCGAAGTACGGCGCACTGAACGGCAGCGGCGTCGGGTTCGGGTTCTCGCGCAGTTCGTCCTGGAAGGCCCATGCGCCGCCGGCGTAGTCCTCCAGCCCGGTGCTGCAGAGCGTCGGGAACTCGGCGTCGCCGTCGAGGTAGAACTTCACCTCGCCCTCCCCCCACCAGTACCGCTCGAGCTGTGACAATGCCACGTACGTGCCGACGTAGTGGCCACGTCCCGCGATGCCGTCGACGACCACGTGGTCCTCGCCCAGGGCCGTCGTGCCGTTGCTCCGGCGCCACTGCGCGTGGAACCGAGCGACGTCGTCCGGGTGTTCGTCACCGATCGTGTAGTCGACCTGGTAGAACACAGCACCGATCTCATCGGAGTGCTCGCTGCTCAGTGTGATGCGCGCCGAGGTCCTGAACGGCATCGGGAAGTAGCTGTTCATCCCGCCGGTCGGCGCGACCACGATCGGTATCGACGTCACCACTGCACGGGCGCCGAAGCCGTTGCAGAAGAAGTCGCCGAGCGGCACCTCCACCGACGGTTCCGCTTCACCGTCCCAGTAGGCCCGCAGGACCAGGTTGCGGAGGACGAATGCGCCACCGTCGGTGCGGTCCGGGACGGTGATCCAGATGTGGCGGATGGTGCCAGGCCCGGTGATCTCCGCCAAGGTGATGGTCGCACCTGCGGCGAGCGGGACGAACGCGGTGCCCTTGCGGCCGGGACCGAGGTCGGACGCGGTCGTGGCGCCGGCGCCCCGTGCTCCGGTGGGGTTCTCGGCGTTGATCGAGCGGCTCTCGACGCGGGTGGGTGCTGACAGGACGGTGTCCCAGGAGAACGACATGCGGGTGGTTCCTTACTTGACGGCGCCGGCGGTGATTCCGCGGGTCAGGGAGCGTTGGAAGATGACGAAGAAGATCAGGGTCGGCAGCAGTGACAGCAGGGAGCCGGCGTTCTGTTCCGTGATGTCGGTGGACAGCTGGCCCTGGAGCGTGGACAGGGCGATCGGCACCGTCTGGTTGGTGGGATCGGTGAGCATCACGACAGGGATGTAGAACTCGTTCCACGTCCAGATGAAGAAGAAGATCACCAGCACGGCAAGGGTCGGCCGCATGACGGGGAACACCACTCGCCAGAGGATCTGCCACCGGTTCGCGCCGTCCAGTGCTGCTGCCTCGAGCAGGGAGGGTTCGAAGGTGCCGAGGATCGATCCGAGCAGGTACGTGCCGAACGCTGCCTGCAGCACGGAGAAGATGATGATCACGGACCAGATCGACCCTTGCAGGCCGAGCGCCTGCGCGCCGTAGAACAGCGGGTAGATGATCGACTCCTGCGGCAACATCGTCGCGAACAGCAGGATCGCGGTGATGACGGCGCCGCCGCGGATCCGACCGATCCCGATGGCGTACGCGGCCAGGAGTGCGATGACCACGGCGACGAGGGCGACGATGCCGGAGATCAGGATGGAGTTGAGCAGCGCGACCGGGAAGTCGACATCGGCGAGGTACTTCGAGAACGCGACGGTGGTGAACTGTTCCGGCCATGCGAATGGTCCGTTCGCCGAGTAGTCCGCTCGGGTCTTGAACGCGTTCAGGATGAGGATCAGGAACGGTGCGGCGAGGATCACGCCGACGAGAACCGCGACGGCGAGGAGCAGCCACCGGATCGGGCTCTTCCGAGTGCGACGCAGTGGCGCAGAGGGGGCGGCTTCCGGCGCGGCCGTGGGGGCGCTGAGGGTGGTGGTCATCAGCGTTCCGCCTTTCGGATGCTGGCGCGCTGCCACCAGAGGATCAGCGACGCGATGATGAGGATCAGGACGGTCAGGACGGTCGCGATCGCGGAGCCGTAGCCGACGCGGGAGAGCTGGAAGAAGTTGAGGTACGAGTAGTAGGAGGGCACGTAGGTGGAACTCTCCGGTCCGCCGTTGGTGAGGATCAGCACCGGGGCGAACACCTTGAGCGCACCGACGGTGGCGGTGAGGATCACGATGAAGACCTCCGGACGGATCTGCGGGATGGTGATTGCCCGGAAGCGGCGCCACCAGCCGGCGCCGTCGACCTCGGCTGCTTCGAGCAGTTCCGGATCCACACGCTGCAGACCGGACATGAAGATCACGACCGGGTATCCGATCTGGCCCCAGATGAGCACGATCATGATCGAGTACAGCGCCAGGTGGGGGTCGCCCAACCAGTCCGGCCCCTCGATGCCGACTGTCCCGAGGAGGGTGTTGATGGCGCCGCTCTGCGCGCCGAGGACCCAGCTCCAGATGACCCCGGCGACGGCCACCGGCACGATCTGCGGAAGGTAGTAGGTGGCACGGAGGAAGCTCGCGACTCGGGGCCCGAACTGACGGCCGAGGTAGTCGAACAAGAGCGCTGCCAGGACGAGGCCGATCGCGGTCGGGATGACGACGATCGCGACGATCATGTAGATGGAGTTCTTGAACGAGGACCAGAACAACTCATCGTGCAGCAACGACGTGTAGTTGCCGAAGCCGATGAACTCCATCGGGGCGAGACCGCCCTTCCACCGGAACATGCTGAAGAACAGATTGCAGGCGAAGGGGACGAGGACGATCGCGGCGAACCCGAGCCCGATCGGCAGCAGGTACCAGTAGTACGACATCGGTCGCGTTCTGCGGTGTGGAGCGTGCCTGGTCGCGGGGCGCGCCAAGTCGGAGCTGAGGATGGCCACGAGAGCCCTTTCCGTGCGGTGAGGAGAGAAGGCCGTGGGCCGCCGCGGGGAGCAGCGGCCCACGGGAGGGGCTACTGCAGTTGCGACTTGCCCTTGGTGTAGTACTGCTGGAAGGACTTGCTGAACGCGTCGGCGGTGGTCGACTTGTTCGTCAGGGCCTGCATGCCGCTCTGCTGGAAGTCGAGCAGTCCGGGCAGCGGGTAGTCCGGGAAGTAGGACAGCTTGTCGCCGTCGACGAGGGTCTGGAACTGCTCCGACAGGGCCTTCACCTGCGGGTCGCTGATGACGCTCGGGTCGCCGGCGAGCGGCAGCCCCGCGTTCTTGCCCATCACGTTCTGCACCTCGGGGCTGAGCGTGGTGTTGATCCAGTCGTAGGCGAGCTCCTTGTTGCTGGACTTCGTCGGGACAGCCCAGAGGTGACCTGAGGACCCGACGTTGAGGTTGGCGTCGGGGAGGGCGAACGTGCCCCAGTCGAACTTCGCGGACGCCTTGATGTTCGTGAACGCGTTCGAGTCCTCGAGCAGCATGGGGTTCTTCTGGCTGAGCCAGGCCTGGTCCATCTGGTCGCCCGTCACCGACGCGAGTCGAGTACCGAGGTAGCCCTTGTCGATCCAGTCCTGGAACTCCTCGGCGCCGGTGGACCAGGGAGCCTTGTCGACGTCCGGGGACCCCTTGAGGAACATGTAGTCGTCGATCTGGTCCCGGGTGGCGCCGGCGGAGACGAGGGAGTACCAGGTCCACAGCGCTCCGAACCCGTTGGCGCTGCTCGCCACTGGTGTCGTGCCCTGCTCGGTGAACTTCTGCATGTCCGCTTCGAGTTCGGCGCGGGTGGTCGGCGGCTGGGTGGTACCGGCCTTCGCGAACATGTCCTTGTTGTAGAACCAGACGATGAACTCGCCGATGTTCGGGATGCCGTACCAGTTGCCGCTCCCGGCGTTGCCGTCGGCGTCGTACTTCGCCAGGCTGGCGACGGAGCCCTTGATGTCCTTGTCCCAGCCGTACTTCTTCACCTCGTCGTTCAGGTTCTCCAGGAGGCCCTGCGAGGCGAGCTGACCGGCATCGGCGCCGCCCTTGTTGACCTCGAGGACGTCGGGCGCCTTGTTGCCGGAGAGCAGCAGCTTGCCGTTCTTCTGGATGTTGGCGAAGCTGGTCGTGACGAACTTGACGTTCACGTCGGGGTGCTTCTTCTTGAAGATCGTGACGGCTTCCTGCCAGCCCTTGTACTGCGCGCTGCTGGTCGCTTCGTACTGCCAGATGGTGAAGGTCTTCGAGTCGCCGTTGCCGGCGCTGGAGCAGCCGGACAGCGCGGTGGCAGCCAGGCCGATGCTGACGAGTCCGACGACTGCTCGCCAGAACTTCCGGGGATTGCGTTGCATGGGGGTACACCTCTTCGTGATGGGGCAGGGGACTGTTCCGGGCGCGCTGAAGACCGTCGGGTCACGACGGTTCGGCAGCGCTCCGGGCTAGCGCGAGTCAGGCTGCGGGATGTGCAGCGCTTCGGGTCAGGACACGAGTTCGGGGTCGGGCGTCCGCGGGTTGGGTGGTGCTGGCACGCGGGACAGCGGCGGGGCGACGGAGCCACGACGCACGACCGGGCACGGGACGATGTGTTCGGTGGGGTGACGTTCCGTGTGGGGGTCTTCTCCCGCACGCTGGATCGCGAGGTGCGCGGCGAGCTCTCCCATGGCTCGGTGGGGGAGTTGCACGGTGGTCAGTCCGGGGACGAGCCCCTCGGAGATGTCGATCTGGTTGTCGAACCCGACGACGGACAGGTCCTCCGGGATGCGAAGGCCCCGCTCGTGCGCGACGTGGTAGACCGCGTTCGCCATCCGATCGCCAAAGCAGAACACCGCGGTCGGCCGATCCGGTCGGTCGAGCAGCGCTCGAGCAGGTTCCAACGTGTGCACCGTTCCCGCCTCCGCTGCCTCGACGACGAGAGTCGGGTCGAACGGGATACCGGCTGCTGCCAATGCATCTGCGTACCCCTGCAGGCGGAGCTCCCGCGCCGGGAGGTCCCGAGAGATCGTGCAGAAGCCGATGCGGCGATGGCCGGCATCGGTGAGCACGGACACCGCACCGGCAGCGCCGCCGCGTTCGTCCGGGATGATCCAGTCGATCGGGGCGGATGGGTCCTTCGGTCGGCCGTCGAGGATGACCAACGGGACACGGTCGGGGACCACCGGTGGGACGACGACCTGGTGGTACTCGCACGCGTAGATCAGGGCGTCGACGTTGCGCTGCAGGAGCATCGTCAGTGCCTCACGGACGACGCGCTGATCGCCGTCCGTGTCGACCATCAGGATCAGGTACTCCTCGTCGATCGCGACGTGCTGTGCCCCGCCGATCATCTGTCCTGCGAACGGGATGCTCGCAACGCGGTCCGAGATGAGTCCGATGGTGTGCGTCTGGCGGGTCCGTAACCCTCGCGCCATGAGGTCGGGGACGTAGCCGAGCGTGTCGGCGACGTCCCGGACGTGGTCGACCACGCTGTCGCGTACCCGTCCCTTGTGGCGGCCGCTCAACACCAGCGAGACGGTCGAGATCGACACGCCGGCGCGGGTGGCGACATCCTTCATCGTCAACATGATCAACCTCCTCGTCAATCGGTTGATCTGACGGTAGGAGGTCAACAGATTTGACGCAAAGGCCGTGCGCAGATTTTCTTCGACCGTGTGGATCAGGGCGGGGACGTCGCGTCACACCGTGTTCGGAACGCTCTGGTGCCGGCTTCGACGAACAGCTGATCGAGGACCTCGTACACACCCTGACCTGACGCTCGACTCTTCAGAGAGGCGTCTCGATGGCCGGTCCGCAAGTGGGCACAGGGGTGCTTGCGGGGGCTTCGGACTTCTAAGGCCCTGCTCCGGAGCGATCCCGGTCTCACATAGGTGGTCCGCGAGCTATCTCAGTGCACGCACGCCATACGGACGCCCCAGGACGTACGAAGGCTGAGCTGTGCCCTTGTCGAGTCAGCGGCTCCGTGCTTCCAAACAACGGGTCCACACCCGTACCTCGGACACGTTGGATGGCAGTCGGACAAGTGAGCCGGCGGACGACAGACAGCTGTGCACGGCGCCCCAAAGTGTCGTCGGCACCCTTGGTTTTCCGGGCTTGGTCAAATAACTTGTCGTCGCTGCCGACGCCGCAAAGTGTCGTGCAGCGGTTTCCCCTGATCAGACGGTGCGTCTGTGTCCATGTGCGATCCGGTCGATCGGAGCGAGTGTGGACCGCAGCACAAGGTCTAGTCGCCGCCCGCGCAGCCGGTCGAAGGACTTAAGCCGTCGCTGGTGCCTGCCGGGCGGGTAGCTACCCTTCGTCGGATACATCCCAACTCAACGTGGGGTGCAGTGTGGCGTAGAGCCTGCCGCGGGAAGATCACGCCAAGAAGCCGCCGTCTACAGCAATGTGTGCGCCGGTGACTTACGACGCCTCGTCGGAGAGGAGAAATGCTACGGTCTCAGCGATCTCGCTCCCGGTGCCGACACGGCCCAACGGAATCCCGGTGTCGGCGACGTGCTGGGCTCCTTCCGGGTTCACTTGCGTCATTTCGGTGTCGATGGCTCCGGGTTGCAGCTCGTTCACGCGCACGCCCTGGGGCCCGAACTGGATGGCCGCGGTGCGGGTAAGGCTTCGGATGCCGTGTTTCGCGCTGGAGTAGTCGGCCGTCGGACCGCCCTGATCCGCGAAGACGCTTGACGTTCACGATCGCACCGCCCCCTTGGACAGCGCGTGCACGCTGTCGTGGATGTGGGAACTAGCTTTCTATCCCGAGGTCAGCTCGATGATTGGGCAGCGTCAGTCTTCACACCCGACGAGCGTCCTCGAAGCTGGACTATCGTGCACGCGCCCATCCGAGACGACACCGGCAAGGTCCGCCGTCGCCTCTGGCGCTGACACTTCGCGCCGCGTCCCGTTGGTCGAGCGGTGCAGAGGGCTGTTGGCTCGCCCCTTTCACCGGCAGTGTGGGTCCGAGCCGTGATGCCAATGCGGGACTGCGATGCCCTTCGCGAGCGAGCGCTGGGTGTCGCGGTCGGCCTTCCACTCGACGCGTTTGCGACAGAGCTGGCAGGTGATCTCGGTCGGATCGTCTGAAGCAAGAGGGTGGTTCGTCACCTCATAGGCTCAACACCCGCTGACGCCCCCGACGTGCACCACTGACACGTCACCCATGTAGGCATTGCTGCCGGTCGACGATCAGGCGGACGCATCGAACGCGGGCTGAGAGCCCACCTCACATGGCCCGGCCGCACCTCCCCGAAGCGGTCAGGCGGCGGCCAGAGTGTTCCCGAGGAAGAGTTCTAGCTCGCCTGGGCGTCGAAAAGGGTCGCGACGTCAAGCTCAGCCGCGTCGTCGTCGCGGCGGACACCGATCCGCTCGAGCAAGTCGGGAGGGTTCTCACCGAGGTACGACGACGTGATGAAGCTCGGCCCCTCGGCCCACAGCGCAGGGCGAAGCGGGATGACTTCGCTGGCGGGCATTGTCGAGGTCATATTGTCCAGTCTGACGGTTGAGCCGATGAGCGCACCATACTACTCGTCTTCACCCTGATGTAGAGCGACGCCCCGCACGCGGCGACGTTCACCAGCAGGACCGCGCAGACCAGGAACCACATCGGAGCGGCGATCGAGACGTCACGCACGAGCAGGAAGACGAAGGCCGCGAACACACACGCGAGGATGGTCGTGAACTTCGACGTGTAAGCGGCAAGCGTCTGGCGCACGTTCTCACCGAATCCGGCCCAGAGCGCGATGCCCGCCGGGAAGGCGAGCAGGATCGCGATGAGATCCGCGTTCGATTCGTTCGGTGCCGCTGGCAGCAACGCGCGTGACGCGGTGAGCAGACAAACGATGAGCGCGGCACCCGCGGAGAGCAGGGCGGCC
Coding sequences within:
- a CDS encoding glycoside hydrolase family 32 protein, with the protein product MRPDAHFTADGWINDPHGFVVIDGEYHVFFQYVPGSTEWETGIHWGHAVGPDVLSLTLLGSALEPGDGDDGIWTGSIVTADDRARAFYTAVVSPETQVGRIRVATAADQELRSWQKGPVVVDAPEGLGLTAFRDPFVFDDDGVWRMLVGGAMADGVAGLLSYSSSDLRAWHFDGVAASRSSLAQLPIWTGELWECPQLISVDGHDVLVFSVWAADTGYGTVYALGRWSAGRFDVERWGDLAYGASPYAPTVYHDASGRPCITFWLRDVVDPDRTWAGAHSLPWVLSVVDGTLRLTLHGDATRHLRSVDIDDRIEGACVIRWSPRTGEVLEGHTETGVVWTLQVHQDEFALDVGSSRWSLPRSNGPAALILDGPVLELTHDGAVLAAAVAASDAVRRRRGAAADRGR
- a CDS encoding glycoside hydrolase family 172 protein → MSFSWDTVLSAPTRVESRSINAENPTGARGAGATTASDLGPGRKGTAFVPLAAGATITLAEITGPGTIRHIWITVPDRTDGGAFVLRNLVLRAYWDGEAEPSVEVPLGDFFCNGFGARAVVTSIPIVVAPTGGMNSYFPMPFRTSARITLSSEHSDEIGAVFYQVDYTIGDEHPDDVARFHAQWRRSNGTTALGEDHVVVDGIAGRGHYVGTYVALSQLERYWWGEGEVKFYLDGDAEFPTLCSTGLEDYAGGAWAFQDELRENPNPTPLPFSAPYFGYPHVSQADESKGSPFWQAMPPAHAMYRWHLPDPIAFRQELRVTLQQIGAAEHGLFERSDDISTTAYWYQVEPHAPYPTLPDAAARRPR
- a CDS encoding carbohydrate ABC transporter permease, which produces MTTTLSAPTAAPEAAPSAPLRRTRKSPIRWLLLAVAVLVGVILAAPFLILILNAFKTRADYSANGPFAWPEQFTTVAFSKYLADVDFPVALLNSILISGIVALVAVVIALLAAYAIGIGRIRGGAVITAILLFATMLPQESIIYPLFYGAQALGLQGSIWSVIIIFSVLQAAFGTYLLGSILGTFEPSLLEAAALDGANRWQILWRVVFPVMRPTLAVLVIFFFIWTWNEFYIPVVMLTDPTNQTVPIALSTLQGQLSTDITEQNAGSLLSLLPTLIFFVIFQRSLTRGITAGAVK
- a CDS encoding sugar ABC transporter permease, with amino-acid sequence MSYYWYLLPIGLGFAAIVLVPFACNLFFSMFRWKGGLAPMEFIGFGNYTSLLHDELFWSSFKNSIYMIVAIVVIPTAIGLVLAALLFDYLGRQFGPRVASFLRATYYLPQIVPVAVAGVIWSWVLGAQSGAINTLLGTVGIEGPDWLGDPHLALYSIMIVLIWGQIGYPVVIFMSGLQRVDPELLEAAEVDGAGWWRRFRAITIPQIRPEVFIVILTATVGALKVFAPVLILTNGGPESSTYVPSYYSYLNFFQLSRVGYGSAIATVLTVLILIIASLILWWQRASIRKAER
- a CDS encoding extracellular solute-binding protein; translated protein: MQRNPRKFWRAVVGLVSIGLAATALSGCSSAGNGDSKTFTIWQYEATSSAQYKGWQEAVTIFKKKHPDVNVKFVTTSFANIQKNGKLLLSGNKAPDVLEVNKGGADAGQLASQGLLENLNDEVKKYGWDKDIKGSVASLAKYDADGNAGSGNWYGIPNIGEFIVWFYNKDMFAKAGTTQPPTTRAELEADMQKFTEQGTTPVASSANGFGALWTWYSLVSAGATRDQIDDYMFLKGSPDVDKAPWSTGAEEFQDWIDKGYLGTRLASVTGDQMDQAWLSQKNPMLLEDSNAFTNIKASAKFDWGTFALPDANLNVGSSGHLWAVPTKSSNKELAYDWINTTLSPEVQNVMGKNAGLPLAGDPSVISDPQVKALSEQFQTLVDGDKLSYFPDYPLPGLLDFQQSGMQALTNKSTTADAFSKSFQQYYTKGKSQLQ
- a CDS encoding LacI family DNA-binding transcriptional regulator, producing the protein MKDVATRAGVSISTVSLVLSGRHKGRVRDSVVDHVRDVADTLGYVPDLMARGLRTRQTHTIGLISDRVASIPFAGQMIGGAQHVAIDEEYLILMVDTDGDQRVVREALTMLLQRNVDALIYACEYHQVVVPPVVPDRVPLVILDGRPKDPSAPIDWIIPDERGGAAGAVSVLTDAGHRRIGFCTISRDLPARELRLQGYADALAAAGIPFDPTLVVEAAEAGTVHTLEPARALLDRPDRPTAVFCFGDRMANAVYHVAHERGLRIPEDLSVVGFDNQIDISEGLVPGLTTVQLPHRAMGELAAHLAIQRAGEDPHTERHPTEHIVPCPVVRRGSVAPPLSRVPAPPNPRTPDPELVS